The following proteins come from a genomic window of Citrobacter europaeus:
- a CDS encoding porin encodes MKKSVVALAVMALGVTSVHAAEIYNKDGNKLDLYGKVKAVHSWTDGTDADGTYARLGFRGETQINDQLTGYGQFESQFDASKAEGSQNGVNTRLAFAGLDYGHDVSFDYGRNYGIAYDVGAYTDTLSEFGGDSYEDTDRFLTTRTSGVATLRTKNLFGAVDGLSVGAQYQGQDDSNANPAKQHGNGYGFSLGYDNIADSGVSAIAAYTTNAVTAQQKRSGWEGENAEFWGAGLKYDANAIYVATMYGESHNLIQDADKAEHFEAMAAYVFDFGLRPNVAYVHARDNNNNDLTEYVALGTDYYFNKNIVADVGYKINLLDGADGDNQVVAGLTYQF; translated from the coding sequence ATGAAAAAGTCAGTAGTGGCATTAGCTGTAATGGCATTAGGGGTAACCTCCGTTCATGCAGCGGAAATTTATAATAAAGATGGCAACAAACTGGATCTGTACGGCAAAGTAAAAGCGGTCCATTCCTGGACTGACGGCACCGATGCCGATGGTACCTACGCGCGTCTGGGTTTTCGCGGTGAGACACAAATCAACGATCAACTGACCGGTTATGGCCAATTTGAAAGTCAGTTTGATGCCTCTAAAGCAGAAGGTTCTCAGAATGGCGTCAATACACGTCTGGCGTTTGCTGGCCTGGATTATGGCCATGACGTTAGCTTTGACTACGGTCGTAACTACGGTATCGCTTACGACGTGGGAGCTTACACTGACACTCTTTCAGAGTTCGGCGGTGACTCCTATGAAGATACTGACCGCTTCCTTACTACACGCACTTCTGGCGTTGCAACACTCCGCACCAAAAATCTGTTTGGTGCCGTTGATGGTCTGAGCGTCGGCGCGCAATATCAGGGTCAGGATGACTCTAACGCTAACCCAGCAAAACAGCACGGTAATGGCTACGGCTTCTCGCTGGGCTATGACAACATCGCGGATTCCGGCGTATCTGCCATTGCGGCTTACACCACCAACGCGGTGACGGCTCAGCAGAAACGAAGCGGCTGGGAAGGTGAAAACGCAGAGTTCTGGGGCGCGGGTCTGAAATATGATGCTAACGCTATCTACGTCGCGACCATGTACGGCGAGTCCCACAACCTGATTCAGGATGCGGACAAAGCTGAGCACTTTGAAGCGATGGCTGCGTATGTGTTTGATTTTGGTCTGCGTCCGAACGTGGCTTACGTCCACGCGCGTGATAACAACAATAATGACCTGACCGAATACGTAGCGCTGGGTACAGACTACTACTTCAACAAAAACATCGTGGCTGATGTGGGTTACAAAATTAACCTGCTCGATGGCGCTGATGGCGACAACCAGGTTGTTGCGGGTCTGACCTATCAGTTCTAA